In Treponema primitia ZAS-2, a genomic segment contains:
- a CDS encoding ABC transporter permease, whose protein sequence is MSFWSFPVSGEVPTVMLSDSGNGGMRFYSDTEVTALVAELSEAAEEAIESAAAEAAKAASMAALDREGTARRETAAALAEARRWEQQYRDEKAGRMKKMIITGVICLFSGLVLGAGSILIFGGN, encoded by the coding sequence ATGAGTTTTTGGAGCTTCCCGGTGTCCGGGGAAGTTCCGACAGTAATGTTGAGCGATTCCGGGAACGGCGGGATGAGATTCTACAGCGATACAGAAGTGACGGCGCTGGTGGCGGAACTGTCCGAGGCAGCGGAGGAAGCGATTGAAAGCGCGGCGGCTGAGGCGGCAAAGGCTGCGTCCATGGCTGCCCTGGACCGGGAAGGGACGGCACGGCGGGAAACGGCGGCGGCCCTGGCGGAGGCGCGACGCTGGGAACAGCAGTACCGGGATGAAAAAGCGGGCAGAATGAAAAAGATGATTATTACGGGGGTGATTTGCCTTTTTTCCGGGCTTGTTTTAGGCGCCGGAAGTATTTTGATATTTGGGGGGAACTAA
- a CDS encoding phage head-tail connector protein, with amino-acid sequence MENQTMGTAGSFHSLISLADFKEILGIDDRDDALSRYCLVTATYSIEQYCRRRLLISKLTEIHEYSDDPFVPLKQYPVRKILEAQKYRPWKPVEDIDPELFHCIPQCGVGEDIPFCLEIRPGVVSSPFSVRVRYVAGYKPTDAPADLASACLELAVWNMARFRGKKVGVAGGSGGQRMNGEFLEAKMPERAKELLEPYQRRII; translated from the coding sequence ATGGAAAACCAAACAATGGGAACCGCAGGTTCCTTTCATTCACTGATCTCCCTTGCGGACTTTAAGGAGATCCTCGGCATTGATGACCGGGACGATGCCCTCTCCCGGTACTGTCTTGTAACCGCCACCTACAGCATAGAGCAATATTGCAGGCGGCGGCTTCTGATAAGCAAACTGACGGAAATACATGAATATTCGGACGATCCGTTTGTACCGCTCAAGCAATACCCGGTACGGAAAATTTTAGAGGCTCAAAAATACAGGCCCTGGAAACCCGTTGAGGACATTGATCCTGAATTGTTCCACTGCATACCGCAGTGCGGGGTTGGGGAGGATATTCCGTTTTGCCTGGAAATTCGGCCGGGAGTGGTTTCGTCACCGTTTTCGGTACGGGTACGGTATGTGGCGGGGTATAAGCCCACAGATGCCCCGGCGGACCTGGCTTCTGCTTGCCTTGAACTGGCGGTATGGAACATGGCGCGGTTCCGGGGGAAGAAGGTTGGGGTAGCAGGGGGCAGCGGGGGCCAAAGAATGAACGGGGAGTTTTTGGAAGCGAAGATGCCGGAGCGGGCTAAGGAACTTTTGGAGCCGTATCAACGGAGGATAATTTAA
- a CDS encoding NlpC/P60 family protein: protein MMGIKWDRVFENEQRQFDRMTEAEKFIYFLLLQFNSPYGWGKENPESSDCSGAVCLALLAATGHFIRTTADDLYKRVFTAQRPSPDGIRAAFFVDGKTGAASHVAGLVGDGVVLNSQEGGARVRSLDFLSAWFWNRGSSTAIRGLDRAALVRLSHEGSRYDVDPELRRYMEIAL from the coding sequence ATGATGGGTATTAAATGGGACAGGGTTTTTGAGAACGAACAGCGTCAGTTTGACCGGATGACAGAGGCGGAGAAGTTTATCTACTTTCTGCTATTGCAGTTTAATTCGCCCTACGGCTGGGGGAAGGAAAACCCGGAATCGTCGGACTGTTCCGGCGCAGTGTGCCTGGCTTTGCTTGCGGCTACCGGGCACTTTATCAGGACTACTGCGGATGATTTGTACAAGCGGGTGTTTACGGCACAGCGCCCTTCACCTGACGGTATCAGGGCGGCGTTTTTTGTTGACGGGAAAACCGGGGCGGCTTCCCATGTTGCGGGGCTGGTTGGGGACGGCGTGGTGCTTAATTCCCAGGAAGGGGGCGCACGGGTCCGCAGTTTGGACTTCCTTTCTGCGTGGTTCTGGAACCGGGGATCGTCTACCGCAATCCGGGGGCTGGACCGGGCAGCACTGGTCCGTTTGTCCCATGAAGGATCGCGCTACGATGTGGACCCGGAACTCAGGCGCTATATGGAAATAGCTTTATGA